The genomic window CTGCGGAGGGGATGGGTGCGTCGCCCGCGAGGACCTCCATGCTGTTCGTCTGGTCTTCGACCCATCGCCGCGCACTCTCGAGGCCCTTTCTCGAGAACTCCTCGGGCGGGCCGGCGATCACGATGAGCGATCGCTCCGCGGACTCGACGTTCACCGGGAGCGTCAGCCGCGACTGGACGGCCTGCCGGACGAGGCCGCTGATCTTCTTCGCCTTGTCCGAGTCCTCCTGGGTGCCGTTCTTGCGGAACCGGTTCAGGAAGCTACGAGATTCGAAAGTCGACCGGTCGATCCCGGTCTCGGCGTACGCGATCGTGCTGATGCCGCCGGTCGCGAGTGTCCGACGGACGTCGCTCGCGTCCATCGCGTTCTCGGAGACCTCTTCACCGACGTTCCCGGCCGAGAGCAGGGTTTCGATGCGCTTGGCGATCTCGCGGTTCGTCCGTTCGTACCCACCGCCGATCGAGTCGGCGTTGCCGCGCCAGGCGTCGTTGTCGAAGACGATCAGGTTCTCTGTGGCCTCGACGAACGAGGGGAACGCCCGGGCCGCATTGTAGGACGGCCGTCCGCCTTCCTCGGTACTCGGGAGGACGCCGAGGCCGAACACGGGTTCCTCGTAGGTCTCGTTGAGCATCTCGCCGAGCACCGGCGCCCCTCCGCTCCCCGTCCCGCCGCCGAGCCCCGCCACGACGATGAACGCGTCGACGTCGTAAATCGGGACCTCCGAGAGCGCTCGTTCGACCTCGTGGAGGTCCTCCTCGATCACGGTTGCACCGAGGTCCGGGTCGGCACCGACGCCGTGGCCCTTGACCTGCCCGTTCGTCTGGCCGAGGAGCAGCCGATCCTCCTCCGGAATCGTGTCCAGTTTCGCGAGATCGGTGCCGGCCGTGTTGACGGCCATGACGGCTCGACAGAGGTCACGACCACTCTCGTTTTGATATCGGAATAGCTCGTCGGCGATCTTGCCACCGGCGTTGCCCACACCGATGAGCGCGATTTTCATGGTACGATTTCAGTAGAATTGACGTGTAGTTTGTAATGGAGCAGTTATCCCCGTCTGGGACAGTATCCGGGGCTCTACGCGGAGGCGGGGTGTTACCACTCGACACGCTGCCGAAGCGCTGCAAGCACAGATTAGGCCCGTCATTCCACAGAGTGCCGGAACGTAGCGGCAGTGAGTCGGCATCGATCGTCCGACGTGTGCCAGCACGCCGGAGGTAGCAGAGCTAAATCACCTCCTGTCAAGCGGCTACGGGCGGCCAGCTGCTGTCTGTCAAACTGCTGTCCGGGTAACTGCGGGCTGGCCAGTCGCTGTCCGGGCAACTGCGCGCCGGCCAGTCACTGTCAGGGTAACGGCGGGCCGGCCAGTCGCTGTCCGGGCAACTGCAGCGCGGCTCCTGAACGAGTAAGAACAAGCGCGATAATCGCGACGGCCAGGAATCTCGTTCCCTCGAACGTGATCTTCGGAGCCCCATCGGGACATGACGTGGTCGGCCTCCTTGAAATCCGTTCTCGAACGTATCCCCATCGCGATCGGCGTCGTTCGAACCGGCCCGAGACGGTGCCCGTCACGTCGCACGGACGATCGGTCTCGCCGATTTTGGACCACTCGTTCTCGATTCCGATACGTGTGGGCACGTGAGGGGCAACGATGACCAATGTTCCTATATTAGGTAGATTATTTGGCTGAAAGCGGGACTTGACTTCCGAATCAGACAATCTTATCACGTGAAAGCGATAATCAACTGCTGATGAACGGGTCCGATCAGGACTGGTGGCCGAATCAGTTGAAGGTAGCTATTCTCGACCAGAACGCTCGCGACGTCGATCCCTGGGGCGACGAGTTCGACTACGCAGAGGCGTTCGAGTCCCTCGACCTCGACGCCGTCAAAGCCGACATCGAGGACGTGATGACGACCTCGCAGGACTGGTGGCCGGCCGACTACGGTCACTACGGGCCGCTCTTTATTCGGATGGCCTGGCACAGTGCAGGGACCTACCGGACCACGGACGGTCGCGGCGGAGCCTCCGAGGGCGCACAGCGCTTCGCGCCACTCAACAGCTGGCCCGACAACGCGAACCTCGACAAGGCACGCCGACTGCTCCAGCCGGTCAAGCAGAAGTACGGACGGAAGCTCTCCTGGGCCGACCTGCTGATCCTGGCCGGGAACGTCGCCATCGAGTCGATGGGCGGCGAGACGTTCGGCTTCGCCGGCGGCCGCGAGGACGCGTTCGCGCCGGACGAGGCAGTCTACTGGGGCCCCGAAAACGAGATGGAGGCCTCCGATCGCTTCACCGACGACGGGGAGCTGGAGGAGCCCCTCGGCGCGACCGTCATGGGCCTCATTTACGTGAATCCGGAGGGCCCCGACGGGCAGCCTGATCCCGAAGCGTCCGCGGAGAACATTCGGGAGTCCTTCGACCGCATGGCGATGAACGACGAGGAGACGGTCGCCCTT from Salinarchaeum sp. Harcht-Bsk1 includes these protein-coding regions:
- a CDS encoding tubulin/FtsZ family protein: MKIALIGVGNAGGKIADELFRYQNESGRDLCRAVMAVNTAGTDLAKLDTIPEEDRLLLGQTNGQVKGHGVGADPDLGATVIEEDLHEVERALSEVPIYDVDAFIVVAGLGGGTGSGGAPVLGEMLNETYEEPVFGLGVLPSTEEGGRPSYNAARAFPSFVEATENLIVFDNDAWRGNADSIGGGYERTNREIAKRIETLLSAGNVGEEVSENAMDASDVRRTLATGGISTIAYAETGIDRSTFESRSFLNRFRKNGTQEDSDKAKKISGLVRQAVQSRLTLPVNVESAERSLIVIAGPPEEFSRKGLESARRWVEDQTNSMEVLAGDAPIPSADTVSAVVILSNVTDVDRVDELQSQALDARDSISEQKSDRESEIEDLITDDNDEISPV